TTTATTATCATCCTTGCCCAGAGTGCTGCAACGTCCCGGGCTTATGCTATGAAGTTTTCCGACACATTCAATGAGAATTCAGATCTCATCGGATTGAGCCTCGCTAATGCAGCAGCAGGGATATCAGGCACTTTCGTGGTCAACGGCAGCCCGACCAAGACCGAGATGGTCAGAAGTGCCGGAGGGCGTACCCAGCTGACTCAGCTCACAACAGTCTTCATAGTCCTGATAGTTCTTATGTTCTTTACAAGGCCATTTGCCTATTTGCCCACAGCCGTACTTTCATCGGTGGTATTCCTAATTGGCCTGCGACTTATCGATACTGAAGGGATGACCGCTCTTCACAGACAGCGCCCTGTCGAATTCAATGTCGCCCTGATAACAGCTATGACGGTCGTAGTTATAGGCGTCGAGCAGGGAATAGTGATAGCTATTTTACTCTCGATCATTGCTCACCTGCGCCACAGTTACAGACCTCTTAACCTGCTGCTTGTTCCAAAACCCGGAGGAGCCATGAGGGCAGTTCCACTTGAAAAAGGACAGCAAGCTGTTGAAGGCCTGTTGATCTATCGTTTTGGTTCAAATCTCTACTTTGCTAACGAAAACCGTTTCACAAAAGAAATAATTGAACTTGCCAAAAAAGATGGCTCACTTAAGTGGTTTTGCATTTCTGCAACGAACATTGGAGATATAGATTTCACCGCTATAGAGGCGTTAAAAAATGTATGCATTCAGCTGCAAAAACTGGGTGTTACTCTTGTATTAAGTGAAGTGGTGCGGCCTGTAATTAATGAGCTGGATAGGGACGGCATAACCAAAATGATTGGTAGGGACCATATCTTTGAGTCAGTCCAGGATGTCATAGAAGCTTACAAGAACTCAACAGATGGTTTACGCTAACTCTAAAGATTCCATTTTTTTATTCCCTGGCAGCATACCTGAAGTTCTGCAAATTGAACAACAGATAATCCGGCTCATCCATCATGTACAAATTATTCTGCTGATCTGTTTGATTTCTCTTTGTCCTCCGGAGCAATTAATTTTTGCTGCCTTTCTTTAGCCAGGCTTATGAAAAGAACGATTTGCCAAAATGTTGGTGGTTCCCGATTATGCGGTTGATATTATTCGGAATATCCGGCTGAATTTCTTGTTTTTCTATTCTACTCCTTACAGGGCTGAACTTGTCTCACCTGCAACTCAAAAAGTAACAGGAGAATTCATACCGTCACTATATAAATTGAGTTCAGAAATGTCTTCCTTCTCCGAAGACTGTTTCCCTTAACCTCGGGAACCTCTTTTGAATTCACATATAAATATAAGCGCCTCCGCCAGCTTATCTGGTGGCCTTGCAAAGAAGAGAGAAAGTGTAAAAATTTTTGATCCGGAGGCAAACTTCTCATTTTTAGGGCCAAATGGGGCAGGGAAAAGTACTGTAATCAATATTCTGACGACCCTTTTGCCAATCCAGAAAGGGAGCGTAAGGATTGCAGGGTTTGATGTGAAAACCGACCCTGAAAAGATAAGGGAATCTATAGGAATTGTCTTTCAGGAACTGACCCTTGACAGGGATATGACTGTGAGGGAGATTCTGGAGTACCATGGAAGACTCTATTCCATGCCGAAAGCTGCAAGGCAGGAAAGGATTGAGGAGTTGATTAAACTGGTCGAGCTTGAAGGAAAGCGGGATACTCTTACAAGGCACCTCAGCGGTGGGATGAAGCGCAGGCTTGAGATTGCGAGGGGGCTTATGACCCACCCACAAGTGCTTTTTATGGACGAGCCTACAATCGGGCTTGACCCTCAGACAAGGATAAGGATCTGGGAATATGTGAAGGATATCAACCGGCAGGGCACAACCATTTTCCTGACAACCCATTATATGGACGAAGCTGACAAGCTCAGTGACAGGATAAGCATCATAGACCACGGGAAAATTATTGTAACGGGCAA
The Methanosarcina sp. WWM596 DNA segment above includes these coding regions:
- a CDS encoding SulP family inorganic anion transporter → MAPAQNPKRFLHFPLFQGALPSNPKQIPLEITAGIAFAAFAIPEVMGYTKIAGMPLVTGIYTILLPMLAFAIFGSSRHLVVGADSATAAIIASGLITIAVPESPQYIAYAGMIALLVAIFLLLAGLLQLGFLADFLSHPVLIGFLTGVGISISISQLGGMFGISTGSSGTFMQLASLLRDLSLTNIPTLIVSLSVIGIIILSERIGSKVPGALIAIIGAITASWMFDFSFYGINILDTVPGGLPHLSFPQVPLSDIPKLLNISVACFIIILAQSAATSRAYAMKFSDTFNENSDLIGLSLANAAAGISGTFVVNGSPTKTEMVRSAGGRTQLTQLTTVFIVLIVLMFFTRPFAYLPTAVLSSVVFLIGLRLIDTEGMTALHRQRPVEFNVALITAMTVVVIGVEQGIVIAILLSIIAHLRHSYRPLNLLLVPKPGGAMRAVPLEKGQQAVEGLLIYRFGSNLYFANENRFTKEIIELAKKDGSLKWFCISATNIGDIDFTAIEALKNVCIQLQKLGVTLVLSEVVRPVINELDRDGITKMIGRDHIFESVQDVIEAYKNSTDGLR
- a CDS encoding ABC transporter ATP-binding protein, with the translated sequence MNSHINISASASLSGGLAKKRESVKIFDPEANFSFLGPNGAGKSTVINILTTLLPIQKGSVRIAGFDVKTDPEKIRESIGIVFQELTLDRDMTVREILEYHGRLYSMPKAARQERIEELIKLVELEGKRDTLTRHLSGGMKRRLEIARGLMTHPQVLFMDEPTIGLDPQTRIRIWEYVKDINRQGTTIFLTTHYMDEADKLSDRISIIDHGKIIVTGKPWKLKNALGEDLIYLETSDNAVASGLLKGLSSVKGIRK